In Streptomyces sp. SN-593, a single genomic region encodes these proteins:
- a CDS encoding LysR family transcriptional regulator, with protein MDDLETRELRYFLAVAEELHFGRAAERLGMAQPPLSRAIQRLERRLGVTLLRRDRRGVALTGAGEVLLDEGRAALDAATAAARRTRRAGGADRPGGSPHRLVLAVKAAASHELLQKLLHAYAAEPGAVEVEVLPSGTCEQEDMLRDGRADAALMHKPFNSLAGFDSEELLTEGQIAVLPAGHPLAARTSLTLAEVGGIPDLPLARWARRGVHPPGPGPEIHDQTQLAQLIALGRTVAVFPDSARAWLWAEHAAVPLSDAPPVVTHIAWPAHSRSLALAGLVRTATRL; from the coding sequence ATGGATGACCTGGAGACCCGCGAGCTGCGGTACTTCCTCGCCGTCGCCGAGGAACTGCACTTCGGCCGCGCCGCCGAGCGCCTGGGCATGGCACAGCCACCGCTGTCCCGCGCGATCCAGCGGCTCGAACGCCGCCTGGGTGTCACCCTCCTGCGACGCGACCGCCGCGGCGTGGCCCTGACCGGCGCCGGAGAGGTCCTGCTCGACGAGGGCCGCGCGGCGCTCGACGCGGCCACCGCCGCCGCCCGGCGCACCCGCCGCGCCGGCGGCGCCGACCGCCCGGGCGGCTCCCCGCACCGCCTGGTGCTCGCGGTGAAGGCCGCCGCCTCCCACGAGCTGCTGCAGAAGCTGCTGCACGCCTACGCCGCCGAGCCCGGCGCCGTCGAGGTCGAGGTGCTGCCGAGCGGCACCTGCGAGCAGGAGGACATGCTGCGCGACGGCCGCGCCGACGCGGCCCTGATGCACAAACCGTTCAACTCCCTCGCCGGGTTCGACAGCGAGGAACTGCTCACCGAGGGCCAGATCGCCGTCCTCCCCGCCGGGCACCCGCTCGCCGCACGGACGTCCCTGACGCTCGCCGAGGTCGGCGGCATCCCCGACCTGCCGCTCGCCCGGTGGGCGCGCCGCGGCGTCCACCCGCCCGGCCCCGGGCCCGAGATCCACGACCAGACGCAACTGGCCCAGCTCATCGCCCTCGGCCGCACCGTCGCCGTCTTCCCGGACTCGGCCCGCGCGTGGCTGTGGGCCGAGCACGCCGCCGTGCCGCTGAGCGACGCGCCGCCCGTCGTCACGCACATCGCCTGGCCCGCGCACAGCCGCTCGCTCGCCCTGGCCGGCCTGGTCCGCACCGCCACCCGGCTGTGA
- a CDS encoding lipid II:glycine glycyltransferase FemX has translation MASTTYTVAPISTRRHLDFVAERGSASHLQMPSWGGVKPDWRAESLGWSDGAGRLVGAGLVLYRPLPGVRRSLAYLPEGPVIDWHADDLDRWLEPLVAHCRGRGAFAVRVGPRVEARTWDAAAVKAAIADPAVTRLGEAEPTWRDPRAAEVEARLRAARWRPARTGTDGFGAGQPRFVWRLPLGGRVPEDVLRGFSQQWRRNVRKADNAGVKVVRGDAADLPEFHRLYVETARRDGFVPRPAEYFARMWSALTAEDPDRMRLYLASHDGDVLSAATMLTVGGHVWYSYGASTALRREVQPNNAIQWQMMRDACELGASVYDFRGITDTVDASDPHLGLLRFKSGAGGEACENIGEWDFPVNRVLHRALDAYLSRR, from the coding sequence ATGGCATCGACGACCTACACCGTGGCACCGATCAGCACACGCCGACACCTGGACTTCGTGGCGGAGCGGGGGAGCGCCAGCCACCTGCAGATGCCGTCGTGGGGCGGGGTGAAACCGGACTGGCGGGCGGAGAGCCTGGGATGGAGCGACGGCGCCGGGCGGCTGGTGGGGGCGGGTCTGGTGCTGTACCGGCCGCTGCCGGGGGTGCGGCGGTCGCTGGCGTACCTTCCGGAGGGCCCGGTGATCGACTGGCACGCCGACGACCTGGACCGGTGGCTGGAGCCGCTGGTGGCGCACTGCCGGGGCCGGGGCGCGTTCGCGGTGCGGGTCGGCCCGCGGGTGGAGGCGCGGACCTGGGACGCGGCGGCGGTCAAGGCCGCGATCGCCGACCCGGCCGTCACCCGGTTGGGCGAGGCCGAGCCGACGTGGCGGGACCCGCGGGCCGCCGAGGTGGAGGCGCGGCTGCGTGCGGCGCGGTGGCGGCCGGCCCGGACCGGCACGGACGGCTTCGGCGCGGGCCAGCCGCGGTTCGTGTGGCGGCTGCCGCTCGGCGGCCGGGTGCCGGAGGACGTCCTGCGCGGCTTCAGCCAGCAGTGGCGGCGCAACGTGAGGAAGGCCGACAACGCCGGTGTGAAGGTGGTCCGCGGTGACGCCGCCGATCTGCCCGAGTTCCACCGGCTGTACGTGGAGACCGCGCGCCGCGACGGCTTCGTGCCGCGCCCGGCGGAGTACTTCGCGCGGATGTGGTCCGCGCTGACCGCGGAGGACCCGGACCGGATGCGGCTCTACCTCGCCTCGCACGACGGCGACGTGCTCTCGGCGGCCACGATGCTCACGGTCGGCGGGCACGTCTGGTACTCCTACGGCGCCTCCACGGCGCTGCGCCGCGAAGTGCAGCCGAACAACGCGATCCAGTGGCAGATGATGCGGGACGCCTGCGAACTGGGCGCCTCCGTCTACGACTTCCGCGGCATCACGGACACGGTGGACGCGTCCGACCCGCACCTGGGGCTGCTGCGCTTCAAGTCGGGCGCGGGCGGCGAGGCGTGCGAGAACATCGGCGAGTGGGACTTCCCGGTGAACCGGGTGCTGCACCGCGCGCTCGACGCCTACCTGTCACGGCGCTGA
- a CDS encoding sialidase family protein, with protein sequence MSFSRRRLIVLPLTVGALGLAGVSTRAAAATEGGTTGPAPETTVFTSGADGYAVYRIPAVVRTTRGTLLAFAEARSGSADSARTVVVARRSADGGRTWAGQAVVAGDGTDTHGNPAPVVDPRTGRITLLTCTNGAGVTEEQIMSGQAPAADGRRVWVQHSTDDGLTFTAPREITAAAGHPDWRWYATGPGHAIALGTGPHRGRLVAPANHSSAPPAGSADTGTEAKYYGGHCLLSDDGGTTWRIGFVDGTPDGVVNANETAVAQLADGTVYFNARDQNGSAPGVRVDARSADGGEHLEQPYAPQVELSGPVVQGSLLQPVGGPLLFAGPADPDARAAMAVRASADGGRTWADVRTLSRLPAGYSDLVQTGPDEVGLLYETGTATAYDRIAFARLPLRELHP encoded by the coding sequence ATGTCGTTCAGCCGTCGCAGGCTCATCGTGCTGCCGCTGACCGTGGGGGCGCTGGGCCTGGCCGGGGTGTCGACGAGAGCCGCGGCCGCCACGGAAGGCGGCACGACCGGCCCGGCACCCGAGACGACCGTGTTCACCTCGGGCGCGGACGGCTACGCCGTGTACCGCATCCCGGCCGTGGTCCGCACGACGCGCGGCACCTTGTTGGCGTTCGCCGAGGCGAGGAGCGGGAGCGCGGACAGCGCCCGGACGGTGGTCGTGGCGAGGCGGTCCGCGGACGGCGGCCGCACCTGGGCCGGCCAGGCCGTGGTCGCGGGCGACGGCACGGACACGCACGGCAACCCGGCGCCCGTGGTAGACCCGCGTACCGGCCGTATCACCCTGCTGACGTGCACGAACGGCGCGGGGGTGACGGAGGAGCAGATCATGTCCGGCCAGGCGCCGGCGGCGGACGGCCGCAGGGTGTGGGTGCAGCACAGCACGGACGACGGGCTGACCTTCACCGCGCCGCGGGAGATCACCGCGGCGGCCGGGCACCCGGACTGGCGCTGGTACGCGACCGGTCCGGGCCACGCGATCGCGCTGGGGACCGGCCCCCACCGCGGTCGCCTCGTCGCACCCGCGAACCACTCCTCGGCGCCCCCGGCCGGCTCCGCGGACACCGGCACCGAGGCGAAGTACTACGGCGGCCACTGCCTGCTGAGCGACGACGGCGGCACCACCTGGCGGATCGGGTTCGTGGACGGCACACCCGACGGCGTGGTCAACGCCAACGAGACGGCCGTCGCGCAACTGGCGGACGGCACCGTGTACTTCAACGCCCGCGACCAGAACGGCAGCGCGCCGGGCGTCCGCGTGGACGCCCGCAGCGCCGACGGCGGCGAGCACCTGGAGCAGCCGTACGCGCCCCAGGTCGAGCTGTCCGGGCCCGTCGTGCAGGGCAGCCTGCTCCAACCGGTCGGCGGGCCACTGCTGTTCGCGGGCCCGGCCGACCCCGACGCCCGCGCCGCCATGGCGGTGCGCGCCAGCGCCGACGGCGGCCGCACCTGGGCCGACGTCCGCACCCTGAGCCGACTCCCCGCCGGGTACAGCGATCTGGTGCAGACCGGTCCCGACGAGGTCGGCCTCCTCTACGAGACCGGCACCGCGACCGCGTACGACCGGATCGCCTTCGCCCGGCTCCCCCTGCGGGAGCTGCACCCGTGA
- a CDS encoding dihydrodipicolinate synthase family protein encodes MFHGVVPPLCTPLTDDGEVDTASLERLTAFQLDAGVHGLFVGGSTGEIAQLTDAARDVALRTVVATAAGQVPVLAGAIDTGTLRVLDHARRAQAIGADAVVVTAPFYVGVTDAEVRAHYELLHAALDVPLVAYDIPANTHVKLPPALLVGLARDKVIAAVKDSSGDLEGFQRVLDGTSGSGVGCLTGSETLADLAMERGADGIVPGLGNVDPHGYVRLYEAARRGDGAAARAEQRRLTALFGIIEVADRTRIGRMSAALGAFKAALAARGVIRSGRTQAPLLPLTAEEAAAVADRLAEAGLDPVGQALSGGS; translated from the coding sequence ATGTTCCACGGAGTCGTCCCTCCCCTGTGCACCCCGTTGACCGACGACGGGGAGGTGGACACCGCGTCGCTGGAACGCCTCACAGCCTTCCAGCTCGACGCCGGCGTGCACGGCCTGTTCGTCGGCGGCTCCACCGGGGAGATCGCCCAACTGACCGACGCCGCGAGGGACGTCGCCCTGCGGACGGTCGTCGCCACCGCCGCCGGGCAGGTTCCGGTGCTGGCCGGCGCGATCGACACCGGCACGCTGCGGGTGCTCGACCACGCCCGGCGCGCCCAGGCGATCGGCGCCGACGCGGTCGTGGTCACCGCGCCCTTCTACGTGGGCGTCACCGATGCCGAGGTACGCGCCCACTACGAACTCCTGCACGCCGCCCTGGACGTGCCGCTGGTCGCCTACGACATCCCGGCGAACACCCACGTCAAGCTGCCCCCCGCGCTGCTGGTGGGCCTCGCCCGGGACAAGGTGATCGCCGCGGTCAAGGACTCCTCGGGCGACCTGGAGGGCTTCCAGCGCGTGCTCGACGGCACCTCCGGCAGCGGCGTCGGGTGCCTGACCGGCTCCGAGACGCTGGCCGACCTCGCCATGGAGCGGGGCGCGGACGGGATCGTGCCCGGGCTCGGCAACGTCGACCCGCACGGGTACGTCCGGCTCTACGAGGCGGCCCGGCGCGGGGACGGCGCCGCCGCACGGGCCGAGCAGCGGCGGCTCACCGCGCTGTTCGGCATCATCGAGGTGGCCGACCGTACCCGGATCGGACGGATGTCCGCGGCGCTCGGCGCGTTCAAGGCCGCGCTCGCTGCCCGTGGTGTCATCCGCTCCGGCCGCACCCAGGCGCCGCTGCTGCCCCTCACCGCGGAGGAGGCCGCCGCCGTCGCCGACCGGCTCGCCGAGGCGGGCCTGGACCCGGTCGGCCAGGCCCTGTCCGGCGGATCGTGA
- a CDS encoding sialate:H+ symport family MFS transporter — protein MSHHPQAPPLRWRAELSRQDWKSFAAAWLGYAMDGFDFVLITLVLTEISRDFHLSTVTAATLVSAAFVSRWFGGLAIGALGDRFGRRPAMVLSIALYAVGSVLCGFSWDYWSLFAFRMVVGLGMAGEYGTSVTYLIESWPRRLRNTASGMILSGYPLGGVLAAKAYAWVVPHSSWRVLFWIGILPVVLAVYLRRRLPEATEWQRAADSGRRPVSATAVLFSGGSRRALNVVVCLAAAVALVVVLRGQDMAVTLALVAVITACFVALTVQFAGRLWPVVVALMVTVFCAFLYSWPLQALLPTYLKTSLHYSPDQVSDALLYAGCGYALGCVLSGYLGDRFGTRIAYTGMLTASLAFVVPVFALGSGHTVWMWVLLFMLVGTGSGGSGVLPKYVSDHYPLNIRAAALGFSYNVGALGGAAAPILGAKLAEPLSLGRSIAVLGVALTALVVLLVGFDVPVRVQAAADRRAERAGLPPRDRLEADAYADPGSGARIDADPDPGSGMVPGAPAAPAPPTAPAPPSDPAPPTGTNTVKRT, from the coding sequence ATGAGCCACCACCCCCAAGCACCACCGCTGCGCTGGCGCGCGGAGCTGTCCCGCCAGGACTGGAAGTCCTTCGCGGCGGCCTGGCTCGGCTACGCGATGGACGGCTTCGACTTCGTCCTGATCACGCTGGTCCTCACGGAGATCTCGCGGGACTTCCACCTGTCCACGGTCACCGCCGCGACCCTGGTGTCCGCCGCCTTCGTCTCCCGCTGGTTCGGCGGCCTGGCCATCGGTGCGCTGGGCGACCGGTTCGGCCGCCGCCCGGCGATGGTGCTGAGCATCGCGCTGTACGCCGTGGGCTCGGTGCTCTGCGGCTTCTCCTGGGACTACTGGTCGCTCTTCGCCTTCCGCATGGTCGTCGGCCTCGGAATGGCCGGCGAGTACGGCACCAGCGTCACCTACCTCATCGAGAGCTGGCCGCGGCGGCTCCGCAACACCGCCAGCGGCATGATCCTCTCGGGCTACCCGCTCGGCGGCGTGCTCGCCGCCAAGGCGTACGCCTGGGTCGTGCCGCACAGCAGTTGGCGGGTGCTGTTCTGGATCGGCATCCTGCCGGTGGTCCTCGCGGTCTACCTGCGCCGCCGGCTGCCGGAGGCGACCGAGTGGCAGCGGGCGGCCGACTCCGGCCGCCGCCCGGTCAGCGCCACCGCGGTCCTGTTCTCCGGCGGGTCGCGCCGGGCGCTCAACGTCGTGGTCTGCCTCGCTGCCGCGGTCGCGCTCGTCGTGGTGCTGCGCGGGCAGGACATGGCGGTCACCCTCGCGCTGGTCGCCGTGATCACGGCCTGTTTCGTGGCCCTGACCGTGCAGTTCGCCGGGCGGCTGTGGCCCGTGGTGGTCGCGCTGATGGTCACCGTGTTCTGCGCGTTCCTCTACTCCTGGCCGCTCCAGGCACTGCTGCCGACCTACCTGAAGACCTCGCTGCACTACAGCCCCGACCAGGTGTCCGACGCCCTGCTGTACGCCGGGTGCGGCTACGCCCTCGGGTGCGTGCTCAGCGGCTACCTCGGCGACCGGTTCGGCACCCGGATCGCGTACACCGGGATGCTGACCGCCTCGCTCGCCTTCGTGGTGCCGGTCTTCGCGCTCGGCTCCGGCCACACCGTGTGGATGTGGGTGCTGCTGTTCATGCTGGTCGGCACCGGCTCGGGCGGCTCGGGGGTGCTGCCGAAGTACGTCAGCGACCACTACCCGCTGAACATCCGGGCGGCGGCGCTCGGGTTCAGCTACAACGTCGGCGCGCTCGGCGGCGCCGCCGCCCCGATCCTCGGCGCCAAGCTCGCCGAGCCGCTGAGCCTGGGCAGGTCCATCGCGGTGCTCGGCGTGGCGCTCACCGCCCTGGTCGTCCTGCTGGTCGGATTCGACGTGCCGGTACGGGTGCAGGCCGCCGCGGACCGGCGGGCGGAACGCGCCGGGCTGCCCCCGCGCGACCGCCTGGAAGCCGACGCCTACGCCGATCCCGGCAGCGGCGCCCGCATCGATGCCGATCCCGACCCCGGCAGCGGAATGGTGCCCGGCGCGCCCGCCGCCCCGGCACCGCCCACCGCCCCCGCACCGCCGTCCGATCCCGCACCACCCACCGGCACCAACACCGTGAAGAGGACCTGA
- a CDS encoding FadR/GntR family transcriptional regulator has protein sequence MPASRKPLAPEVSPQARGRRPTVQDQITDLIVELDLDPGEALPPEPELMRVLGVSRNSVREALKGLQALGIVDIRHGYGTYVGTAQLLSMAPGLLFHSRLAVRREHPGALRDIVEVRAMLESGLIRRSAAELSAADLDRLQAELDALAADGAPARADHDRRFHELLYEPLGNTLALQLIALFWGVYRQLEGEVGKPRTDHEQVVRQHRKVLAALRSRDPDAAAAAIADHFADVTARTERLAADRLPPA, from the coding sequence ATGCCCGCTTCGCGCAAGCCCCTCGCCCCGGAGGTCTCACCGCAGGCCCGGGGCCGGCGGCCCACCGTGCAGGACCAGATCACCGACCTGATCGTGGAGCTGGACCTCGATCCGGGCGAGGCGCTGCCGCCGGAGCCCGAGCTGATGCGCGTGCTCGGGGTCAGCCGGAACTCGGTGCGCGAGGCGCTCAAGGGCCTCCAGGCGCTGGGCATCGTGGACATCCGCCACGGCTACGGCACGTACGTCGGCACCGCGCAGCTACTGTCCATGGCGCCCGGCCTGCTCTTCCACTCCCGGCTGGCGGTGCGCCGCGAGCACCCGGGGGCCCTGCGCGACATCGTGGAGGTGCGGGCGATGCTGGAGAGCGGACTGATCCGGCGCTCGGCCGCGGAGCTGTCCGCCGCCGACCTCGACCGCCTCCAGGCCGAGCTGGACGCGCTGGCCGCCGACGGCGCGCCGGCCCGCGCCGACCACGACCGGCGGTTCCACGAACTGCTCTACGAGCCGCTGGGCAACACGCTGGCGCTCCAGCTCATCGCCCTGTTCTGGGGGGTGTACCGGCAACTCGAAGGCGAGGTCGGCAAGCCCCGCACCGATCACGAGCAGGTGGTGCGCCAGCACCGCAAGGTCCTGGCGGCGCTCCGCTCCCGCGACCCGGACGCGGCGGCGGCCGCCATCGCCGACCACTTCGCGGACGTCACCGCCCGCACCGAGCGGCTGGCGGCGGACCGGTTGCCACCCGCCTGA
- a CDS encoding LacI family DNA-binding transcriptional regulator, whose protein sequence is MASGSGSVGGNGSGSSTRPAGKATVRAIAAEAGVSIATVSRVMNGHVRVAPDTEGRVRRAVARLGAQAPARRGSATGAIYVRCPYVLTDYFGVIVSSVAETLDLHGRRLVLSAGDAARATQVLPGLPDDPGIAGALLIVPPEPERELEALRAKDFPFVVIDPRTPLPRDIASVSAANLTAARSVTAHLVELGHRRIGVIGGPGDWLAGRSRLAGHTSALADAGVLPSPELVRSIEPTAGWGYAAACELLDLPQRPTALVAFNDKAAVGALRAAYERGLRVPEDLSITGFDDIDLSRSTVPRLTTVRQPLEEMGRMAVSLLMRLLEQHTVETLHVELATELVLRGSTGPAPGSTG, encoded by the coding sequence GTGGCTAGCGGGAGCGGAAGCGTGGGCGGCAACGGGAGCGGGAGCAGCACCCGCCCCGCCGGCAAGGCGACGGTCCGGGCGATCGCCGCCGAGGCGGGGGTGTCGATCGCGACGGTCTCGCGGGTGATGAACGGCCACGTGCGGGTCGCACCCGACACCGAGGGCCGGGTGCGGCGCGCGGTGGCGCGGCTGGGCGCGCAGGCACCGGCGCGGCGCGGCAGCGCGACCGGCGCGATCTACGTGCGCTGCCCGTACGTGCTCACCGACTACTTCGGGGTGATCGTCTCGTCGGTCGCCGAGACGCTGGACCTGCACGGGCGGCGCCTGGTGCTGAGCGCGGGGGACGCGGCGCGGGCCACCCAGGTGCTGCCCGGGCTGCCGGACGACCCGGGCATCGCGGGCGCGCTGCTGATCGTGCCGCCGGAGCCGGAACGGGAGTTGGAGGCGCTGCGGGCGAAGGACTTCCCGTTCGTGGTGATCGACCCGCGCACCCCGCTGCCCCGGGACATCGCGTCGGTGTCGGCGGCCAACCTGACCGCGGCCCGCAGCGTCACCGCGCACCTGGTGGAGCTGGGGCACCGCAGGATCGGGGTGATCGGCGGCCCGGGCGACTGGCTGGCGGGCAGGTCCCGCCTGGCCGGCCACACCTCCGCGCTCGCGGACGCCGGTGTGCTGCCCTCCCCCGAACTGGTCCGCTCGATCGAGCCGACCGCCGGGTGGGGCTACGCCGCGGCCTGCGAGCTCCTCGATCTGCCCCAACGCCCCACCGCGCTGGTCGCGTTCAACGACAAGGCGGCGGTGGGCGCGCTGCGGGCGGCGTACGAGCGGGGGTTGCGGGTGCCGGAGGACCTGTCGATCACCGGGTTCGACGACATCGACCTGAGTCGCAGCACCGTGCCGCGGCTGACGACCGTCCGCCAACCGCTCGAGGAGATGGGGCGGATGGCGGTCTCGCTGCTGATGCGGCTGCTGGAGCAGCACACCGTGGAGACCCTGCACGTGGAGCTGGCCACGGAGTTGGTGTTGCGCGGCTCGACGGGCCCGGCGCCGGGGAGCACGGGGTGA
- a CDS encoding GNAT family N-acetyltransferase: MSGQDEVAPDLGRSRAGRAEAPPGAPDRPALQVLRPGHAAAVLAFERENRAYFAASVPDRGDAFFAEFDARFARLLAWQADGTDHPHVLVAPDGEVVGRVNLVEVTPQRSAELGYRIARKAAGRGLATAAVREVCRLAATAYSLTALTARATHDNPASRTVLERNAFRPVGHLTLNGKPATRYHRPLP, encoded by the coding sequence GTGAGCGGGCAGGACGAGGTCGCGCCGGACCTCGGGAGGAGCCGGGCGGGCCGGGCGGAGGCGCCGCCCGGTGCGCCGGACCGGCCCGCGCTCCAGGTGCTCCGCCCCGGCCACGCCGCCGCGGTGCTCGCCTTCGAACGGGAGAACCGCGCGTACTTCGCGGCGTCGGTACCCGACCGCGGGGACGCGTTCTTCGCCGAGTTCGACGCCCGGTTCGCGCGGCTGCTCGCCTGGCAGGCCGACGGCACGGACCACCCGCACGTCCTGGTGGCCCCGGACGGCGAGGTCGTGGGCCGGGTGAACCTCGTCGAGGTCACCCCGCAGCGCTCGGCGGAGCTCGGCTACCGCATCGCCCGGAAGGCCGCCGGCCGGGGCCTGGCCACCGCCGCGGTGCGCGAGGTCTGCCGGCTCGCCGCGACCGCCTACTCCCTCACCGCGCTCACCGCCCGCGCGACCCACGACAACCCGGCCTCCCGCACCGTCCTGGAACGTAACGCCTTCCGGCCCGTCGGCCAC